The following coding sequences are from one Capsicum annuum cultivar UCD-10X-F1 chromosome 3, UCD10Xv1.1, whole genome shotgun sequence window:
- the LOC107864057 gene encoding putative GTP diphosphokinase RSH1, chloroplastic isoform X3 has protein sequence MASSATSMSVSIECVNVCKPWKGDVSGRLDCSVLSCAWKAPRALTGFLASTTHPSQCCSPPFGRYGRRDRLRLCRCYTSDMDERYPVEVPRGVPGSMLLPSASSKWKLCCSLSFSSESYAEISPESLWEDLKPTISYLSCKELDLVRKALNLAFEAHDGQKRRSGEPFIIHPVAVAQILGQLELDWESVAAGLLHDTVEDTDVVTFERIEKEFGATVRRIVEGETKVSKLGKIKCKDESHVQDVKADDLRQMFLSMTEEVRVIIVKLADRLHNMRTLSHMPPHKQSGIATETLQVFAPLAKLLGIYQIKSELENLAFMYTNAQDYARVQRRIAELYKEHEKELEEAKRILMKKIEEDQFLDLVTVKTEIQSICKEPYSIYKAVLKSKSSINEVNQIAQLRIIIKPKPCVGVRPLCSAQQICYHLLGLVHGIWTPIPRAIRTEEMDLIAERGIAAHYSGKGFVNGLVGHVITNDRSSGGKIVCLNNANIALRIGWLNAIREWQEEFVGNMSSREFVDTITRDLLGSRVFVFTPGGEIKHLPKGATVIDYAYMIHTEIGNKMVAAKVNGNLVKPMHELANAEVVEIITYNGLSSKSAFERHKQWLQHAKTRSARHKIMKFLREQAALSASEITVDSVKEFAAESEGDSTVEELADYSKGTKHSWEKILKNVMEVSSGRMSSEDIFQLRSASIQIPKVNGKHNKCMQHMSLKATGETLSQGNGVGKMILANIPRYREVLPGLDGWLASKVATWQNLEGHSVQWFCAVSIDRKGMMADITSALAAVGVTICSCAAEMDREKGMGVALFHIEADLESLVGACSRVDMVLGVLGWSTGCSWSENRQFLEC, from the exons ATGGCTTCTTCTGCTACTTCAATGTCAG TTTCTATCGAATGTGTGAATGTATGTAAGCCTTGGAAAGGAGATGTGAGTGGAAGACTCGACTGCAGTGTCCTCTCCTGTGCCTGGAAGGCTCCAAGGGCCTTGACTGGGTTCCTTGCTAGCACAACTCATCCTTCTCAGTGTTGCTCTCCTCCTTTTGGGCGATATGGAAGAAGAGATCGTCTCCGCCTATGT AGATGTTATACTTCTGATATGGACGAACGCTATCCTGTTGAAGTTCCACGTGGAGTCCCTGGCTCAATGCTTCTGCCATCTGCTTCTAGCAAATGGAAATTGTGTTGCTCTTTATCATTTTCATCAGAGTCATATGCAGAGATATCTCCTGAAAGTTTGTGGGAG GATCTTAAACCTACGATTTCGTATCTTTCATGCAAGGAATTGGACTTGGTTCGTAAGGCTTTGAAT CTTGCTTTTGAGGCACATGATGGTCAAAAGCGTCGTAGTGGAGAGCCTTTTATTATTCACCCAGTTGCAGTTGCACAGATCCTTGGACAGCTT GAATTGGATTGGGAGTCAGTTGCCGCTGGGTTATTACATGATACTGTAGAAGACACAGATGTAGTCACTTTTGAAAGAATAGAGAAGGAATTTGGTGCAACAGTTCGCCGTATTGTCGAAGGGGAGACTAAG GTATCTAAGCTGGGAAAGATCAAGTGCAAGGATGAAAGCCATGTACAGGATGTCAAAGCTGATGACCTTAGGCAGATGTTTCTTTCCATGACAGAGGAG GTCCGTGTTATAATTGTCAAATTAGCTGATAGATTACATAACATGCGCACTCTTTCACATATGCCTCCACACAAGCAG TCTGGTATCGCAACAGAGACGCTGCAGGTGTTTGCTCCTTTGGCGAAACTTCTTGGAATATACCAAATCAAG TCAGAGCTTGAAAACTTAGCATTTATGTATACAAATGCTCAAGACTATGCCAGAGTGCAGCGTAGAATTGCAGAACTTTATAAAGAACATGAAAAGGAACTCGAAGAG GCAAAACGAATATTGATGAAGAAAATAGAGGAAGACCAATTCCTTGACCTTGTGACAGTGAAGACGGAAATACAATCAATATGCAAGGAACCTTACAG CATCTACAAAGCAGTGCTCAAATCAAAGAGCTCAATAAACGAAGTAAACCAAATTGCACAG CTTCGGATTATTATAAAACCAAAACCTTGTGTTGGAGTTAGGCCCCTTTGCAGTGCACAGCAG ATATGCTATCATCTGCTTGGATTAGTACATGGAATTTGGACACCTATCCCTCGTGCT ATAAGAACTGAAGAGATGGACCTCATAGCTGAGAGAGGCATTGCTGCACATTACAGCGGGAAAGGTTTTGTAAATGGTTTAGTTGGGCATGTTATAACCAATGATAGAAGTTCAGGAGGGAAAATAGTCTGCCTTAACAATGCCAATATTGCTCTCAGG ATTGGCTGGCTGAATGCAATTAGGGAGTGGCAAGAAGAGTTCGTCGGAAACATGAGTTCTAGGGAATTCGTGGACACTATTACCAGAGATCTGTTGGGCAGTCGTGTCTTTGTGTTTACGCCTGGAGGAGAG ATAAAACATCTCCCAAAGGGGGCTACTGTCATTGATTACGCGTATATGATACACACTGAAATTGGCAATAAAATGGTGGCTGCTAAG GTGAATGGTAATCTTGTCAAACCAATGCATGAACTTGCAAACGCAGAAGTTGTAGAGATTATCACCTACAAT GGTCTCTCCAGCAAGTCTGCTTTCGAGAGACATAAACAGTGGCTTCAACATGCAAAAACTCGTAGCGCCCGGCACAAGATTATGAAA tttttgagagAGCAAGCTGCACTATCAGCATCTGAAATAACTGTGGATTCAGTAAAGGAATTTGCTGCTGAGTCTGAAGGGGACAGCACAGTGGAAGAATTAGCAGATTACTCTAAGGGAACCAAACATTCGTGGGAGAAAATCCTCAAGAATGTTATGGAGGTATCATCTGGAAGGATGAGTAGTGAAGATATTTTCCAACTCCGTAGCGCTAGCATTCAAATTCCCAAGGTAAACGGGAAACATAATAAGTGCATGCAGCATATGAGTTTGAAGGCCACAGGGGAGACATTATCACAAGGAAATGGTGTTGGCAAAATGATACTTGCTAACATACCAAGGTACAGGGAAGTTCTGCCGGGATTGGACGGCTGGCTGGCTAGCAAAGTTGCAACATGGCAAAACTTGGAAGGGCACTCTGTCCAGTGGTTTTGTGCTGTCAGCATAGATCGAAAAG GCATGATGGCAGATATTACTTCAGCATTGGCAGCTGTAGGCGTCACCATATGTTCTTGTGCG GCTGAGATGGATAGAGAGAAGGGGATGGGTGTTGCACTATTTCATATTGAAGCCGACCTCGAGAGCTTG GTTGGTGCATGTTCGAGGGTTGACATGGTCCTAGGTGTTTTGGGATGGTCCACAGGCTGCAGTTGGTCAGAGAACCGACAGTTTCTAGAATGCTAG
- the LOC107864057 gene encoding putative GTP diphosphokinase RSH1, chloroplastic isoform X2, with amino-acid sequence MASSATSMSVSIECVNVCKPWKGDVSGRLDCSVLSCAWKAPRALTGFLASTTHPSQCCSPPFGRYGRRDRLRLCRCYTSDMDERYPVEVPRGVPGSMLLPSASSKWKLCCSLSFSSESYAEISPESLWEDLKPTISYLSCKELDLVRKALNLAFEAHDGQKRRSGEPFIIHPVAVAQILGQLELDWESVAAGLLHDTVEDTDVVTFERIEKEFGATVRRIVEGETKVSKLGKIKCKDESHVQDVKADDLRQMFLSMTEEVRVIIVKLADRLHNMRTLSHMPPHKQSGIATETLQVFAPLAKLLGIYQIKSELENLAFMYTNAQDYARVQRRIAELYKEHEKELEEAKRILMKKIEEDQFLDLVTVKTEIQSICKEPYSIYKAVLKSKSSINEVNQIAQLRIIIKPKPCVGVRPLCSAQQICYHLLGLVHGIWTPIPRAMKDYIATPKPNGYQSLHTTVIPFLYESMFRLEVQIRTEEMDLIAERGIAAHYSGKGFVNGLVGHVITNDRSSGGKIVCLNNANIALRIGWLNAIREWQEEFVGNMSSREFVDTITRDLLGSRVFVFTPGGEIKHLPKGATVIDYAYMIHTEIGNKMVAAKVNGNLVKPMHELANAEVVEIITYNGLSSKSAFERHKQWLQHAKTRSARHKIMKFLREQAALSASEITVDSVKEFAAESEGDSTVEELADYSKGTKHSWEKILKNVMEVSSGRMSSEDIFQLRSASIQIPKVNGKHNKCMQHMSLKATGETLSQGNGVGKMILANIPRYREVLPGLDGWLASKVATWQNLEGHSVQWFCAVSIDRKDITSALAAVGVTICSCAAEMDREKGMGVALFHIEADLESLVGACSRVDMVLGVLGWSTGCSWSENRQFLEC; translated from the exons ATGGCTTCTTCTGCTACTTCAATGTCAG TTTCTATCGAATGTGTGAATGTATGTAAGCCTTGGAAAGGAGATGTGAGTGGAAGACTCGACTGCAGTGTCCTCTCCTGTGCCTGGAAGGCTCCAAGGGCCTTGACTGGGTTCCTTGCTAGCACAACTCATCCTTCTCAGTGTTGCTCTCCTCCTTTTGGGCGATATGGAAGAAGAGATCGTCTCCGCCTATGT AGATGTTATACTTCTGATATGGACGAACGCTATCCTGTTGAAGTTCCACGTGGAGTCCCTGGCTCAATGCTTCTGCCATCTGCTTCTAGCAAATGGAAATTGTGTTGCTCTTTATCATTTTCATCAGAGTCATATGCAGAGATATCTCCTGAAAGTTTGTGGGAG GATCTTAAACCTACGATTTCGTATCTTTCATGCAAGGAATTGGACTTGGTTCGTAAGGCTTTGAAT CTTGCTTTTGAGGCACATGATGGTCAAAAGCGTCGTAGTGGAGAGCCTTTTATTATTCACCCAGTTGCAGTTGCACAGATCCTTGGACAGCTT GAATTGGATTGGGAGTCAGTTGCCGCTGGGTTATTACATGATACTGTAGAAGACACAGATGTAGTCACTTTTGAAAGAATAGAGAAGGAATTTGGTGCAACAGTTCGCCGTATTGTCGAAGGGGAGACTAAG GTATCTAAGCTGGGAAAGATCAAGTGCAAGGATGAAAGCCATGTACAGGATGTCAAAGCTGATGACCTTAGGCAGATGTTTCTTTCCATGACAGAGGAG GTCCGTGTTATAATTGTCAAATTAGCTGATAGATTACATAACATGCGCACTCTTTCACATATGCCTCCACACAAGCAG TCTGGTATCGCAACAGAGACGCTGCAGGTGTTTGCTCCTTTGGCGAAACTTCTTGGAATATACCAAATCAAG TCAGAGCTTGAAAACTTAGCATTTATGTATACAAATGCTCAAGACTATGCCAGAGTGCAGCGTAGAATTGCAGAACTTTATAAAGAACATGAAAAGGAACTCGAAGAG GCAAAACGAATATTGATGAAGAAAATAGAGGAAGACCAATTCCTTGACCTTGTGACAGTGAAGACGGAAATACAATCAATATGCAAGGAACCTTACAG CATCTACAAAGCAGTGCTCAAATCAAAGAGCTCAATAAACGAAGTAAACCAAATTGCACAG CTTCGGATTATTATAAAACCAAAACCTTGTGTTGGAGTTAGGCCCCTTTGCAGTGCACAGCAG ATATGCTATCATCTGCTTGGATTAGTACATGGAATTTGGACACCTATCCCTCGTGCT atgaaagACTACATTGCCACCCCAAAGCCTAATGGCTATCAAAGTCTTCATACAACTGTAATTCCATTTCTTTATGAGAGCATGTTCCGTTTGGAGGTTCAG ATAAGAACTGAAGAGATGGACCTCATAGCTGAGAGAGGCATTGCTGCACATTACAGCGGGAAAGGTTTTGTAAATGGTTTAGTTGGGCATGTTATAACCAATGATAGAAGTTCAGGAGGGAAAATAGTCTGCCTTAACAATGCCAATATTGCTCTCAGG ATTGGCTGGCTGAATGCAATTAGGGAGTGGCAAGAAGAGTTCGTCGGAAACATGAGTTCTAGGGAATTCGTGGACACTATTACCAGAGATCTGTTGGGCAGTCGTGTCTTTGTGTTTACGCCTGGAGGAGAG ATAAAACATCTCCCAAAGGGGGCTACTGTCATTGATTACGCGTATATGATACACACTGAAATTGGCAATAAAATGGTGGCTGCTAAG GTGAATGGTAATCTTGTCAAACCAATGCATGAACTTGCAAACGCAGAAGTTGTAGAGATTATCACCTACAAT GGTCTCTCCAGCAAGTCTGCTTTCGAGAGACATAAACAGTGGCTTCAACATGCAAAAACTCGTAGCGCCCGGCACAAGATTATGAAA tttttgagagAGCAAGCTGCACTATCAGCATCTGAAATAACTGTGGATTCAGTAAAGGAATTTGCTGCTGAGTCTGAAGGGGACAGCACAGTGGAAGAATTAGCAGATTACTCTAAGGGAACCAAACATTCGTGGGAGAAAATCCTCAAGAATGTTATGGAGGTATCATCTGGAAGGATGAGTAGTGAAGATATTTTCCAACTCCGTAGCGCTAGCATTCAAATTCCCAAGGTAAACGGGAAACATAATAAGTGCATGCAGCATATGAGTTTGAAGGCCACAGGGGAGACATTATCACAAGGAAATGGTGTTGGCAAAATGATACTTGCTAACATACCAAGGTACAGGGAAGTTCTGCCGGGATTGGACGGCTGGCTGGCTAGCAAAGTTGCAACATGGCAAAACTTGGAAGGGCACTCTGTCCAGTGGTTTTGTGCTGTCAGCATAGATCGAAAAG ATATTACTTCAGCATTGGCAGCTGTAGGCGTCACCATATGTTCTTGTGCG GCTGAGATGGATAGAGAGAAGGGGATGGGTGTTGCACTATTTCATATTGAAGCCGACCTCGAGAGCTTG GTTGGTGCATGTTCGAGGGTTGACATGGTCCTAGGTGTTTTGGGATGGTCCACAGGCTGCAGTTGGTCAGAGAACCGACAGTTTCTAGAATGCTAG
- the LOC107864057 gene encoding putative GTP diphosphokinase RSH1, chloroplastic isoform X1, translating into MASSATSMSVSIECVNVCKPWKGDVSGRLDCSVLSCAWKAPRALTGFLASTTHPSQCCSPPFGRYGRRDRLRLCRCYTSDMDERYPVEVPRGVPGSMLLPSASSKWKLCCSLSFSSESYAEISPESLWEDLKPTISYLSCKELDLVRKALNLAFEAHDGQKRRSGEPFIIHPVAVAQILGQLELDWESVAAGLLHDTVEDTDVVTFERIEKEFGATVRRIVEGETKVSKLGKIKCKDESHVQDVKADDLRQMFLSMTEEVRVIIVKLADRLHNMRTLSHMPPHKQSGIATETLQVFAPLAKLLGIYQIKSELENLAFMYTNAQDYARVQRRIAELYKEHEKELEEAKRILMKKIEEDQFLDLVTVKTEIQSICKEPYSIYKAVLKSKSSINEVNQIAQLRIIIKPKPCVGVRPLCSAQQICYHLLGLVHGIWTPIPRAMKDYIATPKPNGYQSLHTTVIPFLYESMFRLEVQIRTEEMDLIAERGIAAHYSGKGFVNGLVGHVITNDRSSGGKIVCLNNANIALRIGWLNAIREWQEEFVGNMSSREFVDTITRDLLGSRVFVFTPGGEIKHLPKGATVIDYAYMIHTEIGNKMVAAKVNGNLVKPMHELANAEVVEIITYNGLSSKSAFERHKQWLQHAKTRSARHKIMKFLREQAALSASEITVDSVKEFAAESEGDSTVEELADYSKGTKHSWEKILKNVMEVSSGRMSSEDIFQLRSASIQIPKVNGKHNKCMQHMSLKATGETLSQGNGVGKMILANIPRYREVLPGLDGWLASKVATWQNLEGHSVQWFCAVSIDRKGMMADITSALAAVGVTICSCAAEMDREKGMGVALFHIEADLESLVGACSRVDMVLGVLGWSTGCSWSENRQFLEC; encoded by the exons ATGGCTTCTTCTGCTACTTCAATGTCAG TTTCTATCGAATGTGTGAATGTATGTAAGCCTTGGAAAGGAGATGTGAGTGGAAGACTCGACTGCAGTGTCCTCTCCTGTGCCTGGAAGGCTCCAAGGGCCTTGACTGGGTTCCTTGCTAGCACAACTCATCCTTCTCAGTGTTGCTCTCCTCCTTTTGGGCGATATGGAAGAAGAGATCGTCTCCGCCTATGT AGATGTTATACTTCTGATATGGACGAACGCTATCCTGTTGAAGTTCCACGTGGAGTCCCTGGCTCAATGCTTCTGCCATCTGCTTCTAGCAAATGGAAATTGTGTTGCTCTTTATCATTTTCATCAGAGTCATATGCAGAGATATCTCCTGAAAGTTTGTGGGAG GATCTTAAACCTACGATTTCGTATCTTTCATGCAAGGAATTGGACTTGGTTCGTAAGGCTTTGAAT CTTGCTTTTGAGGCACATGATGGTCAAAAGCGTCGTAGTGGAGAGCCTTTTATTATTCACCCAGTTGCAGTTGCACAGATCCTTGGACAGCTT GAATTGGATTGGGAGTCAGTTGCCGCTGGGTTATTACATGATACTGTAGAAGACACAGATGTAGTCACTTTTGAAAGAATAGAGAAGGAATTTGGTGCAACAGTTCGCCGTATTGTCGAAGGGGAGACTAAG GTATCTAAGCTGGGAAAGATCAAGTGCAAGGATGAAAGCCATGTACAGGATGTCAAAGCTGATGACCTTAGGCAGATGTTTCTTTCCATGACAGAGGAG GTCCGTGTTATAATTGTCAAATTAGCTGATAGATTACATAACATGCGCACTCTTTCACATATGCCTCCACACAAGCAG TCTGGTATCGCAACAGAGACGCTGCAGGTGTTTGCTCCTTTGGCGAAACTTCTTGGAATATACCAAATCAAG TCAGAGCTTGAAAACTTAGCATTTATGTATACAAATGCTCAAGACTATGCCAGAGTGCAGCGTAGAATTGCAGAACTTTATAAAGAACATGAAAAGGAACTCGAAGAG GCAAAACGAATATTGATGAAGAAAATAGAGGAAGACCAATTCCTTGACCTTGTGACAGTGAAGACGGAAATACAATCAATATGCAAGGAACCTTACAG CATCTACAAAGCAGTGCTCAAATCAAAGAGCTCAATAAACGAAGTAAACCAAATTGCACAG CTTCGGATTATTATAAAACCAAAACCTTGTGTTGGAGTTAGGCCCCTTTGCAGTGCACAGCAG ATATGCTATCATCTGCTTGGATTAGTACATGGAATTTGGACACCTATCCCTCGTGCT atgaaagACTACATTGCCACCCCAAAGCCTAATGGCTATCAAAGTCTTCATACAACTGTAATTCCATTTCTTTATGAGAGCATGTTCCGTTTGGAGGTTCAG ATAAGAACTGAAGAGATGGACCTCATAGCTGAGAGAGGCATTGCTGCACATTACAGCGGGAAAGGTTTTGTAAATGGTTTAGTTGGGCATGTTATAACCAATGATAGAAGTTCAGGAGGGAAAATAGTCTGCCTTAACAATGCCAATATTGCTCTCAGG ATTGGCTGGCTGAATGCAATTAGGGAGTGGCAAGAAGAGTTCGTCGGAAACATGAGTTCTAGGGAATTCGTGGACACTATTACCAGAGATCTGTTGGGCAGTCGTGTCTTTGTGTTTACGCCTGGAGGAGAG ATAAAACATCTCCCAAAGGGGGCTACTGTCATTGATTACGCGTATATGATACACACTGAAATTGGCAATAAAATGGTGGCTGCTAAG GTGAATGGTAATCTTGTCAAACCAATGCATGAACTTGCAAACGCAGAAGTTGTAGAGATTATCACCTACAAT GGTCTCTCCAGCAAGTCTGCTTTCGAGAGACATAAACAGTGGCTTCAACATGCAAAAACTCGTAGCGCCCGGCACAAGATTATGAAA tttttgagagAGCAAGCTGCACTATCAGCATCTGAAATAACTGTGGATTCAGTAAAGGAATTTGCTGCTGAGTCTGAAGGGGACAGCACAGTGGAAGAATTAGCAGATTACTCTAAGGGAACCAAACATTCGTGGGAGAAAATCCTCAAGAATGTTATGGAGGTATCATCTGGAAGGATGAGTAGTGAAGATATTTTCCAACTCCGTAGCGCTAGCATTCAAATTCCCAAGGTAAACGGGAAACATAATAAGTGCATGCAGCATATGAGTTTGAAGGCCACAGGGGAGACATTATCACAAGGAAATGGTGTTGGCAAAATGATACTTGCTAACATACCAAGGTACAGGGAAGTTCTGCCGGGATTGGACGGCTGGCTGGCTAGCAAAGTTGCAACATGGCAAAACTTGGAAGGGCACTCTGTCCAGTGGTTTTGTGCTGTCAGCATAGATCGAAAAG GCATGATGGCAGATATTACTTCAGCATTGGCAGCTGTAGGCGTCACCATATGTTCTTGTGCG GCTGAGATGGATAGAGAGAAGGGGATGGGTGTTGCACTATTTCATATTGAAGCCGACCTCGAGAGCTTG GTTGGTGCATGTTCGAGGGTTGACATGGTCCTAGGTGTTTTGGGATGGTCCACAGGCTGCAGTTGGTCAGAGAACCGACAGTTTCTAGAATGCTAG